One part of the Humulus lupulus chromosome 9, drHumLupu1.1, whole genome shotgun sequence genome encodes these proteins:
- the LOC133802444 gene encoding small ribosomal subunit protein uS11x, with protein MASKRKNREPKEENVTLGPAVREGEHVFGVAHIFASFNDTFIHVTDLSGRETLVRITGGMKVKADRDESSPYAAMLAAQDVAQRCKELGVTALHIKLRATGGNKTKTPGPGAQSALRALARSGMRIGRIEDVTPIPTDSTRRKGGRRGRRL; from the exons ATG GCATCTAAGAGGAAGAACAGGGAGCCAAAGGAGGAAAATGTCACCCTTGGCCCAGCTGTCAGAGAAGGAGAGCATGTTTTTGGTGTGGCCCACATTTTTGCTTCATTCAACGACACATTCATT CATGTGACTGATCTTTCTGGGAGAGAAACCCTTGTTCGTATCACTG GTGGAATGAAGGTGAAAGCTGACAGAGATGAATCTTCTCCTTATGCTGCTATGCTTGCTGCTCAGGATGTTGCACAGAGATGCAAG GAGTTGGGTGTTACTGCCCTTCATATTAAGCTTCGTGCTACTGGTGGAAACAAAACCAAGACACCTGGTCCAGGTGCCCAGTCTGCTCTTCGTGCTCTTGCTCGTTCTGGAATGAGAATTGGTCGTATCG AGGATGTCACTCCCATTCCAACTGACAGCACCCGTAGAAAGGGTGGTAGAAGAGGTAGAAGGCTGTAA